One Aciduliprofundum boonei T469 genomic region harbors:
- a CDS encoding tetratricopeptide repeat protein codes for MPENHLRGLELISEGYYDEAIVYFENKVKEEPENYEIWFYLGNAYFENRDYGKAIKAYERVLSLNSSFQSAYISLASAYLKIGKKRKAKRIILDGLKKFNNDEFLYLSSIVLAECGYYKNAEKIIKGLIKKSREDSYLVVLGNIYFGMEKYEEALKAYKQALEINEKNEEAWNNMGFLYFSLGNYVKARECYEKAVGMNQGYREAWYNLGYLEHTLGNLSKAVFYYWKALQIDSRDEVTWNNLGNALYNLGKYMESIPYFMKSVSINSEYEIGWNNVGNALDKMGMHKYSIPFHERALKINPKFDYAWHAKGHALSALGHYEEALDALENAIELNSEYADTWYWRGYSLYKLGRYEEAIDSLKMAVKIEPNVRSFELLGDICSFLGYYVESLRYYEGALKYGNSEEKARIYIKMGKYEEALEFVDNITKANILYKLGRYNEILKIEENGKDLDYMRCLALEALGRYEEALKIASKYKTERFRRERKFIEFLINGSKFSLDTNDRDYILRIGTALLDKGEYDKAVEIFRDIKTKEGYYFLGEAYIALGKVKEGIRYLEIAAGMGLELALKRLEEVKMGEKVSS; via the coding sequence GTGCCTGAGAATCATCTGCGTGGTTTGGAGTTAATATCCGAGGGCTATTACGATGAAGCGATAGTTTATTTTGAAAATAAGGTGAAGGAAGAACCGGAGAATTACGAGATCTGGTTCTATCTTGGAAATGCCTATTTTGAAAATAGAGATTATGGGAAGGCAATAAAAGCATACGAGAGAGTTTTATCTTTAAACTCATCATTTCAAAGTGCTTACATATCCTTAGCCAGTGCATATTTAAAGATTGGAAAGAAAAGAAAGGCAAAGAGAATAATTTTAGATGGATTAAAAAAATTTAATAATGATGAATTTTTGTATTTATCCTCCATAGTTCTTGCAGAATGTGGGTACTACAAAAATGCGGAGAAAATAATAAAGGGGCTAATAAAGAAGAGCAGGGAGGATTCATACTTGGTGGTTCTTGGCAACATATATTTTGGTATGGAAAAATATGAAGAGGCATTAAAAGCATATAAACAGGCCCTAGAGATAAACGAGAAAAATGAGGAAGCTTGGAACAATATGGGTTTTCTTTATTTCTCTTTGGGAAATTATGTGAAGGCGAGGGAATGCTACGAAAAAGCAGTGGGTATGAATCAAGGTTATAGAGAAGCTTGGTATAATTTGGGATATTTAGAGCATACTTTGGGAAATTTAAGCAAAGCAGTTTTTTACTATTGGAAAGCCCTGCAAATTGATTCAAGGGATGAAGTTACTTGGAATAATCTTGGAAATGCCCTTTACAATCTTGGGAAATATATGGAATCAATCCCGTATTTTATGAAATCTGTGAGCATTAATTCTGAGTATGAGATAGGATGGAACAATGTTGGGAATGCCCTAGATAAAATGGGTATGCACAAGTATTCCATCCCGTTCCATGAGAGAGCTTTAAAGATAAATCCCAAATTCGATTATGCTTGGCATGCAAAGGGCCATGCCCTCTCTGCTTTAGGTCATTACGAAGAAGCCCTTGATGCTTTAGAGAATGCTATAGAGTTAAATTCTGAGTATGCGGATACTTGGTACTGGCGTGGCTACTCTTTGTACAAACTTGGAAGATATGAAGAAGCAATAGATTCACTCAAAATGGCTGTTAAAATTGAGCCCAATGTGAGATCGTTTGAATTGCTCGGTGATATATGCTCTTTCCTTGGATACTATGTAGAATCATTAAGATATTACGAGGGAGCTTTAAAATATGGGAATTCTGAAGAAAAAGCAAGAATATACATCAAGATGGGTAAATATGAAGAAGCCTTGGAGTTTGTGGATAACATAACAAAGGCAAATATTCTTTACAAGCTTGGCAGGTATAATGAGATTTTGAAAATTGAGGAGAATGGAAAGGATTTAGATTATATGAGATGTCTGGCACTCGAAGCTCTTGGAAGATACGAAGAAGCATTGAAAATTGCAAGCAAGTATAAGACAGAAAGGTTCAGAAGAGAGAGAAAATTCATAGAATTCTTGATTAATGGTTCCAAGTTCTCGCTTGATACGAACGATAGAGATTATATACTTCGGATTGGCACTGCCCTATTAGATAAAGGCGAGTATGATAAGGCTGTTGAGATATTTAGAGATATAAAAACAAAGGAAGGTTACTACTTTCTTGGAGAAGCGTATATTGCCTTGGGAAAAGTTAAAGAGGGGATTAGATATTTAGAAATCGCAGCAGGGATGGGTTTAGAATTAGCCTTAAAAAGATTGGAAGAGGTGAAAATGGGTGAAAAGGTATCATCTTAA
- a CDS encoding DUF1947 domain-containing protein: MKRYHLKKKKIKEIKKYLAMDIWVEGTYEIVEDEQSVILVDGLPSYFFYEGKYYPTVLLLLQHPIDNSYVTVDLGAVKHVLNGANIFAAGIVDADPNVREGDAVYVRDKKYKKALAVGIALMDANEMVSKKSGMAVKNLHYYGDKISKILD, from the coding sequence GTGAAAAGGTATCATCTTAAAAAGAAGAAGATTAAAGAGATAAAAAAATATCTTGCCATGGATATATGGGTTGAGGGAACATACGAGATTGTAGAGGATGAGCAGAGTGTAATTCTTGTGGATGGTTTACCATCCTACTTTTTTTATGAGGGAAAATACTATCCAACTGTGCTTCTCCTTCTCCAACATCCAATTGATAATAGCTATGTTACTGTGGATCTGGGTGCTGTTAAGCATGTTTTAAACGGTGCAAATATCTTTGCGGCAGGTATAGTGGATGCTGATCCTAATGTGAGAGAGGGAGATGCCGTTTATGTTAGAGATAAAAAGTATAAAAAAGCTCTGGCAGTGGGAATTGCCTTGATGGATGCAAATGAGATGGTATCTAAAAAAAGTGGCATGGCTGTAAAAAATCTACATTATTATGGGGATAAAATTTCAAAAATATTGGATTAA
- the rpl12p gene encoding 50S ribosomal protein P1: MEYVYSALILHSLGKEINEDAIANIIKAAGAEPDMARIKALVSALSEIDIDEAIKNAAFAPVAAAPAAAAPSEEKEEKKEEEKKEEEEEEKKEEEAIAGLGALFG; encoded by the coding sequence ATGGAATATGTGTATAGTGCCCTGATCCTGCATTCGCTGGGAAAGGAAATAAACGAGGATGCAATAGCAAACATAATAAAAGCCGCTGGAGCAGAGCCAGATATGGCTCGAATAAAGGCATTGGTATCTGCGCTCAGTGAGATAGACATAGATGAAGCTATAAAGAATGCAGCATTTGCTCCCGTAGCAGCAGCGCCTGCAGCCGCAGCACCTAGCGAAGAGAAGGAAGAGAAGAAAGAGGAAGAGAAAAAGGAAGAGGAAGAAGAGGAAAAGAAGGAAGAGGAAGCCATAGCAGGTCTCGGAGCACTCTTCGGATAA
- a CDS encoding 50S ribosomal protein L10 — protein sequence MAHVAPWKYKFVDKLAKLAEEYPVVGIVNINNIPAAQMQKMRRNLKDKAVFIVGKNRLIKLALEKANKKNIKDLANYIEGQTGIIFTNINAFKLEKLMEETQTKAPAKGGEIAPEDIIVHAGETPFKPGPMISEFQKVGLPAAVQKGKIVIRKDTVLVKKGEVISRDVAQVLTKLEIYPMTVGLDLRAAYEDEMVFPKDVLHVDTEKVYGDVLNAIQYAMNLSVNAAYPTKLTMPMLIGKAARDAMNLAINGGIVNKFTAEHILRKAYMEMLSLASALSDGLDDELENLISNRQIPPSNEEGKKEENVEEEKKDEDEEENKEEEAISGLGALFG from the coding sequence ATGGCTCATGTTGCACCTTGGAAATATAAATTCGTTGACAAACTCGCCAAACTTGCGGAAGAATACCCTGTAGTGGGTATAGTTAACATAAACAACATTCCCGCTGCTCAAATGCAAAAAATGAGAAGGAACCTAAAAGATAAAGCCGTATTTATTGTAGGTAAGAACAGGTTGATAAAATTAGCCCTTGAAAAGGCAAATAAAAAGAATATAAAAGATCTTGCGAATTACATTGAGGGGCAAACTGGGATAATATTCACCAATATAAATGCCTTCAAACTTGAAAAATTAATGGAAGAAACTCAAACAAAGGCACCTGCAAAGGGTGGTGAAATCGCTCCAGAAGATATAATTGTCCATGCTGGAGAGACACCTTTCAAACCAGGTCCTATGATCAGTGAGTTTCAGAAGGTTGGATTGCCTGCGGCCGTGCAAAAGGGAAAAATAGTGATAAGGAAAGATACGGTGTTAGTAAAGAAGGGAGAGGTAATAAGTAGGGATGTGGCGCAAGTTCTAACCAAGCTTGAGATTTACCCCATGACTGTGGGACTGGATTTAAGAGCTGCCTATGAGGATGAAATGGTATTCCCCAAGGATGTACTCCATGTGGATACAGAGAAGGTCTATGGAGATGTGCTTAATGCAATCCAATATGCCATGAATTTGAGTGTTAATGCGGCATATCCAACTAAGCTAACAATGCCTATGCTCATAGGAAAGGCAGCAAGAGATGCTATGAACCTTGCAATAAACGGAGGCATAGTGAACAAATTCACAGCAGAGCATATACTCAGAAAAGCATATATGGAAATGCTCTCACTTGCCTCTGCGCTTAGCGATGGTTTAGATGATGAGTTGGAAAATTTAATATCCAATAGGCAAATTCCGCCTTCAAATGAGGAAGGCAAGAAAGAAGAAAATGTAGAAGAGGAAAAGAAGGATGAGGATGAAGAAGAAAATAAAGAGGAAGAGGCCATCTCGGGCCTTGGAGCTCTGTTTGGATAA
- a CDS encoding 50S ribosomal protein L1 gives MQDNILTAVKEAIEKSKERKFLESVDLAINLKDVDLSIPKNRINEEVILPHGRGKEVKIGVFASGETALKAKNCADLVIAPEEIEKLAEDKRKARKIANKYDFFLAEAPLMGKIGKSLGIILGPRGKMPKPLPPGADPCPLVERLKKTVRMRSRDKRTFHVPVGTKNMEPEKIAENIEEVIKRLETKLERGLQNIDSVYVKTTMGPAVKIKLR, from the coding sequence TTGCAAGATAATATACTAACTGCCGTAAAAGAAGCAATAGAAAAATCGAAAGAGAGAAAGTTTTTAGAGAGTGTAGATTTGGCTATAAATTTAAAGGATGTCGATTTAAGCATTCCTAAAAACAGGATAAATGAAGAGGTAATTTTACCCCATGGTAGGGGCAAGGAAGTAAAGATAGGTGTATTTGCTTCAGGAGAAACTGCATTAAAGGCAAAGAATTGTGCAGATCTGGTAATTGCTCCTGAAGAAATTGAAAAACTTGCGGAGGATAAGAGAAAAGCAAGAAAGATAGCCAATAAATATGATTTTTTCCTTGCAGAAGCACCGCTTATGGGAAAGATAGGTAAGAGCTTAGGTATAATCCTCGGTCCTCGCGGTAAGATGCCAAAGCCTCTACCTCCAGGTGCAGACCCATGCCCACTGGTAGAGAGATTGAAGAAGACCGTGAGAATGCGCTCGAGGGATAAAAGGACATTTCATGTGCCCGTAGGAACAAAGAACATGGAGCCAGAGAAAATTGCGGAGAACATAGAAGAGGTCATAAAAAGATTGGAGACGAAGCTTGAAAGGGGATTGCAGAATATAGATAGTGTATATGTGAAAACAACTATGGGCCCCGCAGTAAAGATAAAATTGAGGTGA
- a CDS encoding 50S ribosomal protein L11, translated as MGQVIEVLVEGGKATPGPPLGPALGPMGVNVAQVVKAINEKTKDYAGMQVPVKIDIDPKTKEFTITIGTPPTSALIKKELGIEKGSGNARTEKVGNLSLEQVVKIAKMKKDNSLSYDVKGVVLEVLGTCVSMGVTVEGKDPREVQKLIKNNEITLPNL; from the coding sequence ATGGGACAAGTAATAGAAGTGTTGGTTGAAGGAGGTAAAGCTACACCTGGTCCACCTCTGGGTCCCGCTCTGGGCCCCATGGGAGTTAATGTTGCACAGGTAGTCAAGGCCATAAATGAAAAGACGAAGGACTATGCAGGAATGCAAGTTCCTGTGAAAATTGATATAGATCCAAAAACAAAGGAATTTACCATAACTATTGGCACACCACCCACAAGTGCTTTGATAAAGAAAGAGCTGGGCATAGAGAAGGGCTCTGGGAATGCAAGAACGGAGAAAGTTGGAAATTTGAGTTTAGAGCAGGTAGTCAAAATTGCAAAAATGAAGAAGGATAACTCCCTATCTTACGATGTAAAAGGTGTGGTGCTGGAAGTTTTGGGCACATGCGTCTCCATGGGAGTAACTGTGGAAGGCAAGGACCCCAGAGAGGTGCAAAAGCTTATAAAGAATAACGAAATCACCCTACCTAACTTGTAG
- a CDS encoding transcription elongation factor Spt5: protein MIDVSLNTELFRIPAGRIAEIVIVISNKGEKKEKVTFKVLSQLNMKDPSLEWSVNIIGVEKDEVKLLVTKEENKELEYELQVQPNKRKEIYVNITAPRAAEIGDYGIFKFEVIHSEGLWSKDVRINIEAAIVAVKTTIGQEVKVARDIGMKAKIHGWKEIFSVLAPYNLKGYVFVETSRPDKVLSLIRGIKDAKGVVRGEMHLEEIKHYLTPTPTIHRISVGDIVELVEGPFKGEHAKVIQIDEAKDEITVELFEAMVPIPITVKAEAVRLLEKEGE, encoded by the coding sequence ATGATTGATGTTAGCTTAAATACTGAACTTTTCAGAATTCCAGCTGGAAGGATAGCCGAAATCGTTATCGTTATATCAAACAAAGGTGAGAAAAAAGAGAAAGTCACATTCAAAGTTCTGTCCCAACTAAATATGAAAGACCCCAGTTTAGAGTGGAGTGTCAACATAATTGGAGTTGAAAAGGATGAGGTAAAACTCTTAGTTACGAAGGAAGAAAACAAAGAGCTTGAGTATGAACTTCAAGTGCAACCAAATAAGAGAAAAGAAATATATGTGAATATAACAGCTCCAAGAGCTGCCGAAATTGGAGATTATGGTATATTCAAATTTGAAGTTATTCATTCCGAGGGCTTGTGGAGTAAGGATGTGAGAATAAACATAGAAGCCGCCATTGTAGCCGTTAAAACTACAATAGGACAGGAGGTAAAAGTGGCCAGAGATATAGGAATGAAAGCAAAGATTCACGGTTGGAAAGAAATATTTTCTGTACTTGCACCCTACAATTTAAAAGGATATGTTTTTGTTGAAACTTCAAGACCTGATAAGGTTCTCTCCTTAATAAGAGGAATAAAAGATGCAAAGGGAGTAGTAAGGGGTGAAATGCATCTTGAAGAGATAAAGCATTATCTCACTCCAACTCCAACAATACATCGCATCTCAGTTGGAGATATAGTAGAGCTTGTAGAAGGTCCATTCAAAGGCGAGCATGCTAAAGTGATACAGATTGACGAGGCAAAAGATGAAATAACAGTTGAGCTTTTCGAGGCAATGGTACCTATACCAATAACTGTTAAGGCAGAAGCTGTGAGGCTATTGGAGAAGGAAGGTGAGTAA
- a CDS encoding protein translocase SEC61 complex subunit gamma has protein sequence MGIIEKSEQFQKSVDNWVAGFGKGKYSRILKMARKPTREEYGKVLAITGLGILFIGGVGFALYYIFQIWLHIP, from the coding sequence ATGGGCATAATTGAAAAAAGTGAACAGTTCCAAAAAAGCGTGGATAATTGGGTTGCAGGATTTGGCAAGGGCAAATATTCCAGGATTTTAAAGATGGCCAGAAAACCCACAAGGGAGGAGTACGGAAAAGTTCTGGCTATAACGGGTCTCGGCATACTTTTCATAGGGGGCGTGGGATTTGCCCTTTACTACATTTTCCAAATATGGCTTCACATACCATGA
- the ftsZ gene encoding cell division protein FtsZ — translation MKSLVKEVLSKADERIAVTQEPAITSPDDEELMSLLQKLKTNIKVVGCGGAGSNTITRIMEEGIVDVELVAANTDAQHLLITKANRKILLGKRITRGLGAGALPQVGEEAAREVEDRIREVLQGADIVFVTCGLGGGTGTGSAPVVAQIAKELGALTIAICTLPFTAEGRMRFENAMWGLEKLKQHVDTVITIPNDKLLELVPRLPLNLAFKVADEILMRSIKGLAEMITKPGLVNLDFNDLKTIMKGGGVAMIGLGESDSENRAEEAIREALNSPLIEADISEANGALINVVGGENMTVKEAESVAEYVQSQISKGARIIWGASIDPSLGNTLRVMVVVTGVKSPYIQGLEALEKTKEVDVIR, via the coding sequence ATGAAGTCGCTGGTTAAAGAGGTGCTATCAAAAGCGGATGAGAGGATTGCTGTTACGCAGGAGCCAGCAATAACAAGCCCTGATGATGAAGAACTTATGTCGCTTCTGCAAAAATTAAAAACAAATATTAAAGTTGTTGGTTGCGGAGGAGCTGGAAGCAATACTATCACAAGAATTATGGAAGAGGGCATAGTTGATGTTGAGCTCGTTGCTGCAAATACAGACGCTCAGCATTTACTAATTACCAAAGCAAATCGCAAGATTTTACTAGGAAAGAGAATAACAAGGGGTTTAGGTGCGGGAGCGTTGCCCCAGGTGGGCGAAGAAGCTGCCAGAGAAGTGGAAGACAGGATAAGAGAGGTTCTGCAAGGAGCGGATATTGTTTTTGTAACCTGTGGTTTGGGAGGAGGCACGGGCACAGGTAGCGCCCCGGTTGTGGCTCAAATTGCAAAAGAGCTTGGAGCTTTAACGATTGCAATATGCACACTGCCATTCACAGCAGAGGGAAGGATGAGATTTGAAAATGCAATGTGGGGTCTGGAAAAATTAAAGCAGCATGTTGATACCGTTATAACAATTCCAAATGATAAGCTATTGGAGCTCGTGCCAAGATTACCCTTAAACCTCGCATTCAAAGTGGCAGATGAAATCTTGATGCGCTCGATTAAGGGTCTTGCAGAGATGATAACCAAGCCAGGATTAGTGAATTTAGATTTCAACGATTTAAAGACGATAATGAAAGGTGGCGGCGTAGCCATGATAGGCCTGGGTGAGAGTGATTCGGAGAATAGGGCAGAGGAAGCCATAAGGGAAGCTTTGAACTCTCCATTGATAGAAGCGGATATAAGCGAGGCAAATGGGGCATTGATCAATGTGGTTGGCGGCGAAAATATGACTGTCAAGGAAGCAGAAAGCGTGGCAGAATATGTGCAATCACAGATAAGCAAGGGAGCAAGAATAATATGGGGTGCTTCCATTGATCCTTCCTTGGGCAATACATTGAGAGTTATGGTAGTTGTGACTGGAGTGAAATCTCCATACATTCAAGGTCTTGAAGCCTTAGAGAAAACGAAGGAAGTTGATGTTATAAGGTGA
- a CDS encoding cation:proton antiporter produces MFPLDYLMTFGLLLLIVFIVSEFSHKLNVVAVPLLIISGIIIGPYGVGIVKKFEGLEFFGELGFLFLVFLAGLEIKGVKNVKWKNVGELAIILASVSFFVGFGIVYMFGYHPPAYLLATPLLIGTIFQSSSVGEIIPIINHTPKLRDKIGNTLIPTVVLLDTISLIGLSIILHWYKNPNFMNLILFAIFLFIFVFIGSKYLPKIGKWIFTRYKSSYEEMEIIFFMALLFMMIGISELIGLEPIVAAFLTGLFLGESIKDEEIYGKLNSIGKGFLIPIFFILVGMDTNISVFLKSADYIYLVIAIVLGLMVSKLIGGYIYSKIFKKDLSLLGIVFFPQLGATLVASKIGLQYGLIDEPLFTSIVVMAITTALATPFLVTRIFGKLEKSDIKNHTVILGGGIIGGYAASALSLLKEEFIIVENDKTKCDELKLKGYKCVLGNPTNRAILDAVNINEAKYALVLLSSSKDSVIAVRYIREKNSKCKIIAMVHNERERKILQGISDEILYPETLTGMNIIWHIMKLINEEQNKR; encoded by the coding sequence ATGTTTCCACTGGATTACCTTATGACATTCGGATTACTTTTGTTAATCGTTTTTATAGTTTCAGAGTTTTCTCATAAGTTAAATGTTGTGGCTGTGCCACTCTTAATAATTTCGGGCATAATAATCGGTCCATATGGAGTGGGAATCGTAAAAAAATTTGAAGGATTGGAATTTTTCGGTGAACTGGGCTTTCTCTTTTTAGTATTTCTTGCAGGACTTGAGATAAAAGGTGTAAAAAATGTTAAATGGAAAAATGTAGGAGAACTTGCCATAATACTTGCAAGTGTATCCTTCTTTGTTGGATTTGGAATAGTATATATGTTTGGCTATCATCCACCAGCATATCTTCTAGCCACTCCTCTGCTCATTGGAACAATTTTTCAATCATCATCAGTTGGTGAAATTATACCCATCATAAACCACACACCAAAACTCAGAGATAAAATAGGAAATACCCTTATACCTACTGTAGTACTTCTTGACACGATAAGCCTAATTGGTCTTTCAATAATACTCCACTGGTACAAAAATCCAAATTTTATGAATTTAATTTTATTTGCTATTTTCTTATTCATATTCGTTTTTATTGGATCCAAATACCTACCAAAGATTGGAAAGTGGATTTTTACCAGATACAAAAGCAGTTATGAAGAGATGGAAATAATATTTTTCATGGCACTACTCTTTATGATGATAGGCATTTCTGAATTAATAGGATTGGAGCCCATTGTAGCGGCATTCTTAACTGGCTTATTTCTAGGAGAATCCATTAAAGATGAGGAGATTTATGGAAAATTAAATTCAATAGGCAAAGGATTCTTGATACCTATATTTTTTATACTAGTAGGAATGGACACTAATATTAGTGTATTTCTTAAAAGTGCGGATTACATATACCTAGTTATAGCAATAGTGCTTGGACTTATGGTTAGCAAACTGATAGGGGGCTACATATATTCTAAAATATTCAAAAAAGATCTCTCGCTCTTAGGCATAGTGTTTTTCCCCCAACTGGGTGCAACCCTAGTCGCATCAAAAATAGGCTTACAGTATGGATTGATAGATGAACCTTTATTCACATCAATAGTGGTTATGGCTATAACAACCGCTCTAGCAACACCCTTCTTAGTAACTAGAATATTTGGAAAATTAGAAAAAAGTGATATTAAAAATCATACTGTTATCTTGGGTGGAGGTATAATTGGGGGATATGCAGCATCAGCTCTTTCTTTATTAAAAGAGGAGTTTATAATAGTAGAAAATGATAAAACTAAATGCGATGAGCTTAAATTAAAGGGTTATAAATGCGTACTTGGAAATCCAACCAACAGAGCAATATTAGATGCAGTAAATATAAATGAAGCAAAATATGCATTGGTGCTTTTATCTTCATCCAAGGACTCTGTGATAGCGGTAAGATACATCAGGGAGAAAAATTCAAAATGCAAAATAATAGCAATGGTCCATAACGAAAGGGAGAGAAAAATTCTACAAGGCATATCTGATGAGATTCTATACCCAGAAACCCTTACAGGAATGAACATTATATGGCATATTATGAAGTTAATCAATGAAGAACAAAATAAAAGATAG
- a CDS encoding SDR family NAD(P)-dependent oxidoreductase, with amino-acid sequence MEELKPINEIISLKNKRALITGAAAGIGAAIAYRFAEAGAILELVDIDMRGLNALKRKLSKFNIEVNVYKVDLSKRENIISLWNDLEQPPDILVNNAGIYLFKEFTEVDEDFLDKIFDVNVKSVFWMCQEMIKRRKRGGVIINVASIEAVLPFATGLVHYDISKMGVIALTRALAREYGKIGFRVNALIPGGIETKGVKKLKKEAAMKLNMDMIKTAMNFKNRLPLGRFGSPDEVARMALVLASDMSSYMTGAMVAVDGGFLSA; translated from the coding sequence ATGGAAGAATTAAAGCCTATAAATGAGATTATTTCCCTCAAAAATAAAAGAGCTCTAATTACTGGCGCAGCTGCAGGAATTGGAGCAGCCATAGCTTATAGATTTGCAGAGGCGGGGGCGATTTTAGAACTTGTGGATATTGATATGCGTGGTTTAAATGCCCTAAAAAGGAAACTTTCAAAATTTAATATTGAGGTTAATGTTTATAAAGTTGATTTATCAAAGAGAGAAAATATAATATCACTGTGGAACGACTTGGAGCAGCCACCTGATATACTGGTTAATAACGCTGGAATCTATCTTTTCAAGGAATTTACTGAGGTGGATGAAGATTTTTTGGATAAAATATTTGATGTTAATGTAAAATCTGTTTTTTGGATGTGTCAAGAGATGATAAAGAGAAGAAAAAGAGGAGGAGTGATAATAAATGTCGCATCAATTGAGGCTGTGCTTCCATTTGCTACAGGACTTGTCCACTATGACATCAGTAAGATGGGCGTAATTGCCCTCACCCGTGCTCTTGCAAGAGAATATGGTAAAATTGGATTTAGAGTAAATGCCCTTATACCTGGAGGTATTGAAACCAAAGGTGTTAAAAAACTGAAAAAAGAAGCGGCCATGAAATTGAATATGGATATGATAAAAACTGCAATGAACTTTAAAAATAGATTGCCTTTGGGACGATTTGGCTCTCCAGATGAAGTAGCTAGAATGGCTCTTGTTCTGGCATCAGATATGTCATCGTATATGACTGGGGCTATGGTGGCAGTAGACGGAGGATTTTTATCCGCTTAG
- a CDS encoding 8-oxo-dGTP diphosphatase: protein MIEAVVVHIVQGNKILLHYKKRGHGAGKWNGLGGKIENGENPEECAKREAKEEMHADITNLKKIGIIKFYDVNNEDWTVYVFRAELLGEPEESEESIPKWFFLRDIPYENMWEDDKYWLPLVINNINFSAEFWFEGENMKKFKIEAWK from the coding sequence ATGATTGAGGCAGTTGTGGTTCATATTGTTCAAGGGAATAAAATATTGTTGCATTACAAAAAGAGAGGTCATGGTGCAGGAAAGTGGAACGGGCTTGGAGGAAAGATTGAAAATGGAGAAAATCCTGAAGAGTGTGCTAAGAGAGAGGCAAAAGAGGAAATGCATGCAGATATAACTAATCTAAAAAAGATTGGAATTATAAAGTTTTATGATGTCAATAACGAAGATTGGACTGTTTATGTATTTAGAGCGGAGCTTCTCGGAGAACCTGAGGAAAGTGAAGAATCCATTCCAAAATGGTTCTTTCTAAGAGATATTCCTTATGAAAATATGTGGGAAGATGACAAATACTGGCTTCCATTGGTTATAAATAATATCAATTTCTCGGCAGAGTTCTGGTTTGAAGGAGAAAATATGAAGAAATTTAAAATAGAGGCCTGGAAATAA
- a CDS encoding aspartate/glutamate racemase family protein: MKRIGIVGGTTPESSVYYYRNFIEVSRELFENDFYPEMIIFNLNFKKFKSAKDWDDREIYLLEIIKALEHAGAEIIALSANTPHIVFDSLAKKTNAKMISIIDALAEEAKNKGYKKLLLMGTKTTMTSGFYKRKLEEHGFEVIVPEEYVDEIDRIIFQELSHGVLKSKNRLINIVESYKKKYEDLDAAILGCTELPIALKEGDTSIPLLDTAKIHMRKIIEEAMK, encoded by the coding sequence ATGAAAAGAATTGGAATTGTTGGCGGAACTACCCCGGAATCATCCGTTTATTACTATCGCAATTTTATTGAGGTTTCTAGAGAACTCTTTGAGAACGATTTTTATCCAGAGATGATAATTTTCAATCTAAATTTTAAAAAATTTAAAAGTGCCAAGGATTGGGACGATAGAGAGATATACCTCCTAGAAATAATAAAAGCATTGGAGCACGCAGGGGCTGAAATTATAGCCCTATCGGCTAATACTCCCCACATAGTATTTGATTCACTTGCAAAGAAAACTAATGCAAAGATGATAAGCATAATAGATGCCCTGGCGGAAGAGGCAAAAAATAAGGGTTATAAAAAACTGCTACTAATGGGAACGAAGACAACAATGACCTCTGGATTTTACAAAAGGAAGTTGGAAGAGCATGGGTTTGAAGTTATAGTACCAGAAGAATATGTTGATGAAATAGATAGAATAATATTCCAAGAGTTAAGTCACGGAGTTTTAAAAAGTAAAAATCGTTTAATAAATATTGTTGAAAGTTATAAGAAGAAATATGAGGATTTGGATGCAGCAATTTTAGGATGCACAGAGCTTCCCATAGCACTCAAAGAGGGTGATACAAGCATTCCTCTCCTTGACACGGCTAAAATCCATATGAGAAAAATAATAGAAGAAGCCATGAAGTAA